The genomic interval AATAATATCATTGTATTGATTATCGTCACAAATTGGACTGAGATTGTGAAAAATTACACTTCAACTAACGGTAATCAGTCTAAGAAGGGAACGCTCAATCTAGAAGTTGGCCCTTATTTCTTAGGCTCTGTTAACGGTAAATGTTGATGTTAGTGAGAATGAGCCAAGTTCTGTTTATGTTTATAAAGTGTGGGCTAATGAAGATGCCCATCAAGCGTCTCTAAGTCTTGAAGCTACGCAAAGATTAATAAGTCGTGCGAAACCAATTATTATTGGGATGGAAAGAACCAGCACCTTAATGACAAAAGGCGGAAAGGGGATTTCTTCTAATTAGAATGGAACTTGTTATATATTAGTCAGGATTCTTATTTTGCTATCGGGCAGGTTAGTGAAAGAAGGAATTTTACGACTTTATATAGAATCTCTAGTGGAACGGCGTTGAGAGTAACGTAGTGGAAGAAAGAAGTATTGGAGTTGTAAGAGATGAATACCAAACTTAATAAAGCAATAGATTTACGGAAGAATGGAGATCTCAAAGAATCTAAAGAAATACTTAGTGAATTAGTAAGGGAATCTCCAGAGGATGCTTTATATAATTATCAGTATGCCTGGAGCTTGGATATATTGGGAGAAGAAGAAAAAGCAGTGCCATATTACGAAAATGCTATAAAGATTGGAGGATTACCTTCTAAGGATATGGAAGGTGCAATTTTGGGATTGGGTAGTACATATAGAGCCTTAGGAGAATATGAAAATTCAAAAGATGTATTTCTAAAAGGAATGGAATTATTCCCAGATAATCATGCAATTCAAGTATTTTATTCCATGACCTTATATAATTTAAAAGAACATAGTAAAGCGATGGAACTAATACTAAAGTGTTTAATAAATACGACAAATGACATTGAGTTACTAAGTTATAAAAGAGCTATAAATTTCTATTCAGATAAACTAGATGAAACCTGGAAGTAGTTTATATATCCAACTAAATTTTGTGTCCTTTCCTCAAACAAGGAGAGGACTACTCTATGTCACAAACTGGCAGGTTAGTTGAAAAAGAATAGCGAATTATCTTGGTAAATAATAAAATTGGAGAGTGAAACAAATGGGGATTAGAACAGCAAATGTTGAGGATTGGCAGAAGATTTATCTTTTGTTAAACCAGTTAGACTATCCAAATACTGACACTTTTATAAAAGAAAAAATAGAAACACTTCTCATTGACCCAAATGAGGAATTATTGGTTTATGAGGAAAATAAAGAGGTAATTGCTTTAATTTCCATTCATTTTATACCTCAATTAGCTGTAAAAGGAGATTTCGCAAGGATAAGTTATTTTGCAGTAGATACAAACATAAGAAGTAAGGGAATAGGACTTAAAATTGAAGAATATTGTACTAATGTAGCTAAGAAAAGAAATTGCGATAGAATTGAAGTACATTGTCATTCAAGAAGAATCGATGCACATAGGTTTTATATCAGACAAGGATTTATTGAATCTCCAAAATACTTTGTAAAGATGTTATCCCAATCTAACTAGCATTAATATCCCAGTAATGTAGGCTTTCCTTAAATAAAAGGGAAGCCTTTTCTTATGTTGCTATCGGGGCAGGATA from Niallia sp. FSL W8-0635 carries:
- a CDS encoding tetratricopeptide repeat protein, whose protein sequence is MNTKLNKAIDLRKNGDLKESKEILSELVRESPEDALYNYQYAWSLDILGEEEKAVPYYENAIKIGGLPSKDMEGAILGLGSTYRALGEYENSKDVFLKGMELFPDNHAIQVFYSMTLYNLKEHSKAMELILKCLINTTNDIELLSYKRAINFYSDKLDETWK
- a CDS encoding GNAT family N-acetyltransferase, with product MGIRTANVEDWQKIYLLLNQLDYPNTDTFIKEKIETLLIDPNEELLVYEENKEVIALISIHFIPQLAVKGDFARISYFAVDTNIRSKGIGLKIEEYCTNVAKKRNCDRIEVHCHSRRIDAHRFYIRQGFIESPKYFVKMLSQSN